One Actinopolymorpha sp. NPDC004070 DNA segment encodes these proteins:
- a CDS encoding bifunctional metallophosphatase/5'-nucleotidase, whose translation MVRRIPRRTFLTAAGAIATATAVGDISYATPAAAEDASEYVDVQLLNITDLHGYLQPTTPSQGSVITGAGGVKVTVGGVGYMATHLKRLREGRKNSLFFSSGDNFCGWPFEVDAHANEPTIEALNAMGLDFSTVGNHELDQSVSFLVDHMMNGEPYPVSGRDDNFVDSTGQRFQGANFRFYTANMVWADSGKTILPPYNIEWVDAGNGRKLPIAFIHLTLVGTEVGSTSYQPGLRSLSDLDQANKLAAELKARGVNAIVINIHDGGVAGNDYNAGSNPSGPVFQLAAKASPDIAAIVTGHWHCRFNMMVPDPNGVPRPVVEAGNHGSLINEITLKLDPDTGAVIRELTTSTNHANTRDVPLDEELQDIADYWTAQGAKRWATPLARTTGDFTRVPNANGESTMGNLAADFAYWDAQQSRSGRADLALIATKPVSGSVALTGDLLYAKGSNAADEDGTILFGEAWGAFGYGNPVLTVTMPGTMVHAALEAQWVEQADGTVKFAPFAVSRNVFYSFDTSRPVGQRVDPAGVHISGRRLDLDRDYRVAALAYTLIGGDGYKVFEGFTDPVRNDRDHEGFVAYLRAHRTITPAPLDRARPVG comes from the coding sequence GTGGTCAGACGGATTCCACGTCGCACCTTTCTCACCGCCGCCGGTGCGATCGCCACCGCGACCGCCGTCGGTGACATCTCCTACGCCACGCCGGCCGCGGCCGAGGACGCGTCCGAGTACGTCGACGTCCAACTGCTGAACATCACCGACCTGCACGGCTACCTGCAGCCCACGACTCCCAGCCAGGGCAGCGTCATCACCGGCGCCGGTGGGGTGAAGGTGACCGTCGGCGGCGTGGGTTACATGGCCACGCACCTGAAGCGGCTGCGAGAGGGACGGAAGAACTCCCTCTTCTTCTCCTCCGGAGACAACTTCTGCGGCTGGCCGTTCGAGGTCGACGCGCACGCCAACGAGCCCACCATCGAGGCGCTCAACGCGATGGGCCTGGACTTCAGCACCGTCGGCAACCACGAACTCGACCAGAGCGTCAGCTTCCTGGTCGACCACATGATGAACGGCGAGCCGTACCCCGTGTCCGGCCGGGACGACAACTTCGTCGACTCCACCGGGCAGCGGTTCCAGGGCGCGAACTTCAGGTTCTACACGGCGAACATGGTGTGGGCGGATTCCGGGAAGACGATCCTTCCGCCGTACAACATCGAATGGGTCGACGCCGGCAACGGCCGCAAACTGCCGATCGCGTTCATCCACCTCACCCTGGTGGGCACCGAGGTCGGGTCGACGTCGTACCAGCCTGGGCTTCGGTCGCTGTCCGACCTCGACCAGGCGAACAAGCTCGCCGCCGAGCTCAAGGCCCGCGGTGTCAACGCGATCGTCATCAACATCCACGACGGCGGCGTCGCCGGCAACGACTACAACGCCGGCAGCAACCCGTCCGGTCCGGTGTTCCAGCTCGCGGCCAAGGCCTCACCCGACATCGCCGCCATCGTCACCGGACACTGGCACTGCCGGTTCAACATGATGGTCCCCGACCCGAACGGCGTTCCGCGTCCGGTGGTGGAAGCCGGCAACCACGGGTCGCTGATCAACGAGATCACCCTCAAGCTGGATCCCGACACCGGCGCGGTCATCCGCGAGCTCACCACCTCGACCAACCACGCCAACACCCGCGACGTGCCGCTGGACGAGGAACTGCAGGACATCGCCGACTACTGGACCGCGCAGGGAGCAAAGCGCTGGGCCACCCCGCTGGCCAGGACGACCGGCGACTTCACCCGCGTCCCCAACGCCAACGGCGAGTCCACGATGGGCAACCTGGCCGCCGACTTCGCCTACTGGGACGCGCAGCAGAGCCGGTCCGGCCGAGCCGACCTCGCCCTGATCGCCACCAAGCCGGTCTCGGGTTCGGTCGCGCTGACCGGAGACCTGCTGTACGCGAAGGGTTCCAACGCCGCGGACGAGGACGGCACGATCCTCTTCGGCGAGGCCTGGGGTGCGTTCGGCTACGGCAACCCGGTGTTGACAGTGACCATGCCCGGCACCATGGTGCACGCCGCGCTGGAGGCGCAGTGGGTCGAGCAGGCCGACGGCACGGTGAAGTTCGCACCGTTCGCGGTGTCCCGCAACGTGTTCTACTCCTTCGACACCTCCAGGCCGGTCGGGCAGCGCGTCGACCCCGCCGGGGTGCACATCAGCGGCCGGCGGCTGGACCTGGACCGCGACTACCGGGTCGCGGCACTGGCCTACACGCTCATCGGGGGCGACGGCTACAAGGTCTTCGAGGGCTTCACCGATCCTGTTCGTAACGACCGCGACCACGAGGGCTTCGTCGCGTACCTCCGTGCACACCGCACGATCACTCCCGCGCCGCTCGACCGGGCCCGGCCGGTGGGCTGA
- a CDS encoding ATP-binding cassette domain-containing protein, with amino-acid sequence MSLPPDTPNPTTATSRHPLVRATGLVKEFRRAKRGEGRLGALRAYVRGDHEVIRAVDDVSFDIRSGELVGYLGPNGAGKSTTIKMLTGILTPTAGTVSVAGRDPSRERRANALNIGVVFGQRSQLWWDLPLRESFRAIRDLYGVPRREGDRRQHELVELLDMGEFLDAPVRQLSLGQRMRGDLAAAMLYQPRLLFLDEPTVGLDVVAKERIREFVAEVNAEHGTTVVLTTHDLEDVERLCRRIVLIDHGRVLYDGALTELMARYGPYRDLVVTLAEPSDIRVDGAEQVSREGPVVTLRFRSDQVKAPEIIAAVTAAHAVVDLSVVEPRLEAVISRIYTQRALPQSVA; translated from the coding sequence GTGTCTCTCCCGCCGGATACGCCGAACCCGACCACCGCGACCAGCCGGCACCCACTCGTGCGCGCGACCGGGCTGGTGAAGGAGTTCCGCCGGGCGAAGCGCGGTGAGGGCCGCCTCGGCGCACTCCGCGCGTACGTCCGCGGCGACCACGAGGTGATCCGGGCCGTCGACGACGTGTCGTTCGACATCCGAAGCGGTGAGCTGGTCGGCTATCTCGGGCCGAACGGCGCTGGCAAGTCGACCACGATCAAGATGCTCACCGGCATCCTCACCCCCACAGCCGGCACGGTGTCCGTCGCGGGCCGCGACCCCTCTCGCGAGCGGAGGGCGAACGCGCTCAACATCGGCGTGGTGTTCGGCCAGCGCAGCCAGCTGTGGTGGGACCTGCCGTTACGGGAGTCGTTCCGCGCGATCCGCGACCTCTACGGCGTACCCAGGCGGGAGGGCGACCGGCGCCAGCACGAACTCGTCGAGCTGCTCGACATGGGCGAGTTCCTCGACGCACCCGTTCGTCAACTGTCGTTGGGACAACGCATGCGCGGGGACCTCGCCGCGGCCATGCTCTACCAGCCGCGGCTGCTCTTCCTGGACGAGCCGACCGTCGGGCTTGACGTCGTGGCCAAGGAACGCATCCGGGAGTTCGTCGCCGAGGTGAACGCCGAACACGGCACGACGGTCGTCCTCACCACCCACGACCTCGAGGACGTGGAACGCCTGTGCCGGCGGATCGTCCTCATCGACCACGGGCGGGTGCTCTACGACGGCGCGCTCACCGAGTTGATGGCGCGCTACGGCCCCTACCGCGACCTGGTTGTGACGCTGGCGGAGCCCAGCGACATCAGGGTCGACGGCGCGGAGCAGGTGTCCCGGGAGGGGCCGGTGGTGACCCTGCGGTTCCGTTCGGACCAGGTGAAGGCACCGGAGATCATCGCGGCGGTCACCGCCGCGCACGCGGTCGTCGACCTGTCCGTCGTCGAGCCGCGGCTGGAGGCGGTCATCAGCCGGATCTACACCCAGCGCGCCCTGCCGCAGAGCGTCGCATGA
- a CDS encoding maleylpyruvate isomerase family mycothiol-dependent enzyme: protein MTLSTDACLTAIAEHSRGFAAAVRDNLDARVEHCPDWDVADLVEHLTEVHWFWRTIAAERLAAPPEEARRPARADRSELVAVFERGAAELVDVLGGADQDAPVWTWFPGRRDIGFVTRHQVQEAVVHHWDAANAAGTAWTVRPEVAADAVEEFLTCSLADADDVARLGRTLSGPLVLTATDVDRSWTVSQADPTAALTWSPGADGPAAVSGTVADLLLWIYGRVALPTDQSERVAEFRALSSTD from the coding sequence ATGACGCTCTCCACCGACGCATGCCTGACCGCCATCGCCGAACACTCCCGAGGCTTCGCCGCCGCCGTCCGCGACAACCTGGACGCCCGGGTCGAGCACTGCCCCGACTGGGACGTCGCCGACCTCGTGGAGCACCTGACCGAGGTGCACTGGTTCTGGCGGACGATCGCCGCCGAGCGGCTGGCCGCGCCGCCGGAGGAGGCCAGGCGGCCGGCCCGCGCGGACCGGTCCGAGCTGGTCGCCGTGTTCGAGCGGGGCGCCGCCGAGTTGGTCGACGTGCTCGGCGGGGCCGACCAGGACGCACCGGTGTGGACCTGGTTCCCGGGCCGCCGGGACATCGGGTTCGTCACCCGCCACCAGGTACAGGAGGCGGTGGTCCACCACTGGGACGCCGCGAACGCGGCCGGCACCGCCTGGACGGTGCGTCCGGAGGTGGCGGCCGACGCGGTCGAGGAGTTCCTCACCTGTTCTCTGGCCGACGCCGACGACGTCGCCCGGTTGGGCCGAACGCTCTCCGGCCCGCTCGTGCTCACCGCCACCGACGTCGACAGGTCGTGGACGGTGTCCCAGGCCGATCCAACCGCGGCGCTGACCTGGTCTCCCGGCGCCGATGGCCCGGCCGCCGTGTCCGGCACGGTCGCCGACCTGCTGCTGTGGATCTACGGCCGGGTGGCGCTGCCCACCGACCAGTCC
- a CDS encoding TetR family transcriptional regulator, whose translation MTTQDGARAGLRERKKQETRIALSWAAIRLAVERGFDNVRVEDIAAEVGVSPRTFNNYFSGKAEAVATRHLDRARQIAVELRARPASEPLWKALELAVLPRFTLGQDGNARGGPDEEWLAGIRLMLTEPAVRGELARVGAAVETELAAAIAARTNTDVDRDLYPRLVAAAVSAALRAATLHWLNSDAPGPIAPHLQDAIRQLAAGLPVP comes from the coding sequence ATGACGACCCAGGACGGTGCCCGCGCCGGGTTGCGGGAACGCAAGAAGCAGGAGACCCGCATCGCGCTGAGCTGGGCCGCCATCCGCCTCGCCGTCGAGCGCGGGTTCGACAACGTCCGCGTGGAGGACATCGCCGCCGAGGTCGGCGTGTCCCCGCGTACGTTCAACAACTACTTCTCCGGCAAGGCCGAGGCCGTCGCCACCCGGCACCTCGACCGCGCCCGGCAGATCGCGGTGGAGCTCCGTGCCCGGCCCGCGTCGGAGCCGTTGTGGAAGGCACTCGAGCTCGCCGTGCTGCCGCGGTTCACCCTGGGCCAGGACGGCAACGCGCGAGGCGGCCCCGACGAGGAATGGCTCGCCGGCATCCGCCTGATGCTCACCGAACCCGCGGTGCGCGGCGAGCTGGCCCGGGTCGGCGCCGCGGTGGAGACCGAACTCGCCGCCGCGATCGCGGCGCGCACGAACACCGACGTCGACCGTGACCTGTACCCGCGGCTGGTGGCCGCCGCGGTCAGTGCGGCGCTGCGGGCCGCCACCCTGCACTGGCTGAACTCCGACGCGCCCGGACCGATCGCACCGCACCTCCAAGACGCCATCCGTCAGCTCGCGGCGGGCCTGCCCGTCCCGTAG
- a CDS encoding GNAT family protein → MWVRSLGEEGAELRPLEPWQAEEFLAHMDRGRALVGEYIGLADAVADLESSRALLQSYADKAAADTGRIYGIWCDGTLVGGVLFRTMDVAQGNAEVGCWLEPSAVGRGLVTQAARAIIDWAIEERGIHRVEWRAATANTASIAVASRLGMTREGVLRESTPHRGTRYDIEIWSVLAPEWRAARR, encoded by the coding sequence ATGTGGGTGAGATCTCTGGGAGAGGAAGGCGCCGAACTCCGTCCCCTCGAACCCTGGCAGGCGGAGGAATTCCTGGCCCACATGGACCGGGGACGCGCGCTCGTCGGGGAGTACATCGGGCTGGCCGACGCCGTCGCCGACCTCGAATCCAGCCGTGCGCTTCTCCAGTCGTACGCCGACAAGGCCGCCGCCGACACCGGACGGATCTACGGCATCTGGTGTGACGGCACCCTCGTCGGCGGAGTGCTCTTCCGGACGATGGACGTCGCCCAGGGGAACGCGGAGGTGGGCTGCTGGCTGGAGCCGTCGGCCGTGGGCCGGGGACTGGTGACCCAGGCAGCCCGGGCGATCATCGACTGGGCAATTGAGGAGCGGGGCATCCACCGGGTGGAGTGGCGGGCGGCGACGGCGAACACCGCCAGCATCGCCGTGGCCAGTCGGCTCGGGATGACCAGGGAGGGCGTGCTCCGGGAGAGCACTCCGCACCGGGGCACGCGCTACGACATCGAGATCTGGTCCGTGCTCGCCCCGGAGTGGCGCGCCGCGCGGCGGTGA
- a CDS encoding CehA/McbA family metallohydrolase, which yields MCNAGVEILGAQQQDPPLGKLTLRGLPFLVGSETPARDRCFVAPSEPVSIDIGKAARHVVVAHRLLEPGGPAGHGVGGHVADYVFHLTGGRTVEVPIRERFEIQIIGHAWGRDPFLAVSDTQDSNAARFEGRWGMAGFRMTEHNKGWAKTFYLWQWENPEPDTVIERLEIIPRGLPFLVGGVTLGHLDEHPFVRTPGRPVRLVVTDEDVAGRDGVLDLDVDRGVATYPQPIPTGNDRAGYGAGDWPPATSPAHASVTALPSATLVVGSKGEELGRVRWGDVERDGQAANDRVRVELVDPGRNWVHVKVLDDATGRPVPCRVHFRSPEGVPYQPHGHHNHVNQNIGSWHLDVGGDVALGQRTYAYVDGTCQGWLPRGEVVVDVARGFEYEPLRETVRIEKGQRELTLRIRRTSDLAAEGWWSGDSHVHFLSTAGAQLEQQGEDLRVVNLLQAQWGALFTNTEDFTGRVIGADGRGGGDYLTYVGQENRQHALGHMLLWGLKEPVMPWSSDGPDEAELGGALDATLSDWADRAHAQGGTVVAAHFPNPNGEPAVLVTTGRADAVEMLAHGDDALLEYYRYLNSGYRMPLVGGTDKMSSSVPVGLYRTYARLDPDEEFTYEGWCRAVRRGRTFLSGGPLLRFSVDGRQAGDTVELTGPGTVTVEAGVTSIFPLHGLELVCNGEVVASAAGRGERALDLTEEVRVDGHSWLALRALGSDHHLDEWGRRVFAHTSPVFVACGGPWGMADPDGLHYIRTVVEGARDYVRHTAIRRPDDLTTHHHGEADHLAWLERPFAEALAALDRRDRERLG from the coding sequence GTGTGCAACGCAGGCGTCGAGATCCTCGGCGCGCAGCAGCAGGATCCCCCGCTCGGCAAGTTGACCTTGCGCGGCCTGCCGTTCCTCGTCGGTTCCGAAACTCCCGCGAGGGACCGCTGCTTCGTGGCGCCCTCCGAACCGGTGTCGATCGACATCGGTAAGGCAGCCCGCCACGTCGTCGTCGCGCACCGTCTGCTGGAGCCCGGTGGCCCGGCCGGGCACGGCGTCGGCGGTCACGTCGCGGACTATGTCTTCCACCTGACCGGTGGGCGCACCGTCGAGGTGCCGATCCGGGAACGCTTCGAGATCCAGATCATCGGCCACGCCTGGGGTCGCGACCCCTTCCTCGCGGTCAGCGACACCCAGGACAGCAACGCGGCCCGGTTCGAAGGCCGCTGGGGCATGGCCGGCTTCCGGATGACCGAGCACAACAAGGGCTGGGCCAAGACGTTCTACCTGTGGCAGTGGGAGAACCCCGAGCCGGACACCGTGATCGAACGCCTGGAGATCATTCCTCGTGGCCTCCCGTTCCTCGTCGGCGGCGTCACCCTCGGGCACCTCGACGAGCATCCGTTCGTCCGTACGCCGGGACGGCCGGTCCGGCTGGTGGTCACCGACGAGGACGTCGCCGGGCGCGACGGCGTGCTCGACCTCGACGTCGACCGGGGCGTGGCGACCTACCCGCAACCGATCCCGACGGGCAACGACCGGGCGGGCTACGGCGCGGGCGACTGGCCGCCCGCGACCAGCCCCGCGCACGCCTCCGTCACCGCCCTCCCGTCGGCGACCCTCGTCGTCGGCAGCAAGGGTGAGGAACTCGGCCGGGTGCGATGGGGCGACGTCGAACGCGACGGGCAGGCCGCGAACGATCGGGTCCGCGTCGAGCTCGTCGACCCCGGCCGCAACTGGGTGCACGTGAAGGTGCTCGACGACGCGACCGGACGACCGGTGCCGTGCCGCGTGCACTTCCGTTCCCCCGAAGGCGTTCCGTACCAGCCGCACGGTCACCACAACCACGTCAACCAGAACATCGGCAGCTGGCACCTCGACGTGGGCGGTGACGTCGCCCTCGGCCAGCGCACGTACGCCTACGTCGACGGCACCTGCCAGGGCTGGCTTCCGCGCGGCGAGGTGGTCGTGGACGTCGCCCGCGGATTCGAGTACGAACCACTGCGGGAGACGGTGCGGATCGAGAAGGGCCAGCGGGAGCTGACCCTGCGGATCCGGCGTACGTCCGACCTGGCGGCGGAAGGCTGGTGGTCAGGCGACTCCCACGTGCACTTCCTGTCGACCGCCGGTGCGCAGCTGGAGCAGCAGGGTGAGGACCTGCGCGTGGTCAACCTCCTGCAGGCCCAGTGGGGCGCGCTGTTCACCAACACCGAGGACTTCACCGGCCGGGTGATCGGCGCGGACGGCAGGGGTGGCGGTGACTATCTCACCTACGTCGGCCAGGAGAACCGCCAGCACGCGCTGGGCCACATGCTGCTCTGGGGGCTGAAGGAACCCGTCATGCCGTGGTCGAGTGACGGCCCGGACGAGGCGGAGCTGGGCGGCGCCCTGGACGCGACGCTGAGCGACTGGGCCGACCGGGCCCACGCCCAGGGCGGCACCGTCGTCGCCGCGCACTTCCCCAACCCGAACGGCGAGCCGGCCGTGCTGGTCACCACCGGGCGGGCGGACGCGGTGGAGATGCTCGCCCACGGCGACGACGCCCTGCTGGAGTACTACCGGTACCTCAACTCCGGTTACCGGATGCCGCTCGTCGGTGGCACGGACAAGATGTCAAGCTCGGTGCCGGTGGGGCTGTACCGCACCTACGCCCGGCTCGACCCGGACGAGGAGTTCACCTACGAGGGCTGGTGCCGTGCGGTACGCCGGGGCCGGACGTTCCTGTCCGGCGGCCCGCTGCTCCGCTTCTCCGTCGACGGCAGGCAGGCCGGTGACACGGTGGAGCTGACCGGGCCGGGCACCGTGACCGTCGAGGCCGGCGTGACCAGCATCTTCCCGTTGCACGGCCTGGAGCTCGTCTGCAACGGCGAGGTGGTGGCGTCGGCCGCCGGGCGCGGCGAACGCGCACTCGACCTCACCGAGGAGGTCCGCGTCGACGGCCACTCCTGGCTGGCGCTGCGGGCTCTCGGCAGCGACCACCACCTGGACGAGTGGGGCCGGCGAGTGTTCGCGCACACCTCGCCGGTGTTCGTCGCGTGCGGCGGGCCGTGGGGCATGGCCGACCCGGACGGGCTGCACTACATCCGTACGGTCGTGGAGGGTGCGCGTGACTACGTACGCCACACCGCGATCCGGCGTCCGGACGACCTCACCACCCACCACCACGGTGAGGCCGACCACCTCGCGTGGCTCGAACGCCCCTTCGCCGAGGCGCTGGCGGCCCTGGACCGCCGCGACCGCGAGCGCCTTGGCTAG
- a CDS encoding ROK family protein, with translation MAAARGQSADGGDLSRLRQLNERAVLAAVRDAGELRVAQIVERSGLGRTAVEDVLASLVDRRWLAEERPAVRGRGRPARSYRFRAEAGYVVGLDIGAYSIRAVLADLGGQVLATAHRRVSPDTRRDARLAAADRAIADCVRGVDVAASRIWAVGTGTTGLVDRQGRVVRVNAIPDWAGVDLAAHFRRSARLVVVDNDSQLAALAEHRRGVATDVPDLVLLHAGRRTGLALVIDGTLRRGFHGAAADLSTLPMLRWEPAIDHLHHCRAVPPDVPVADRAEHAFAAAREGRRSALTAVRKYAREMALAAATAVGVVDPQVVVLGGAFSQAADVLLGPLTEELTRLFPQGPEVRASTLGADCVALGAICLALDAVDERLVGSARGALPVLAARSL, from the coding sequence ATGGCAGCAGCGCGAGGGCAGTCGGCCGACGGGGGTGACCTGTCCCGGCTGCGGCAGCTCAACGAGCGTGCGGTGCTGGCCGCGGTCCGCGACGCGGGCGAGCTGCGGGTCGCCCAGATCGTCGAACGCAGCGGCCTCGGACGCACCGCGGTGGAGGACGTGCTTGCCAGCCTGGTGGACCGGCGGTGGCTGGCCGAGGAGCGACCGGCGGTACGCGGGCGCGGGCGGCCGGCCCGCAGCTACCGTTTCCGTGCCGAGGCGGGGTACGTCGTGGGCCTGGACATCGGGGCGTACTCGATCCGGGCGGTGCTGGCCGACCTCGGTGGTCAGGTGCTGGCGACGGCCCACCGCCGGGTGAGCCCGGACACCCGCAGGGACGCCCGGCTCGCCGCCGCCGACCGTGCGATCGCCGACTGCGTGCGCGGTGTGGACGTCGCGGCCTCCCGGATCTGGGCAGTGGGTACGGGCACCACCGGACTGGTCGACCGGCAGGGACGAGTCGTCCGGGTCAACGCCATCCCGGACTGGGCGGGAGTCGACCTGGCCGCGCACTTTCGTCGGTCCGCGCGGCTCGTCGTGGTGGACAACGACAGCCAGTTGGCGGCGCTCGCCGAGCACCGGCGGGGTGTGGCGACGGACGTGCCGGACCTGGTGCTGCTGCACGCCGGCCGGCGTACCGGCCTTGCCCTGGTCATCGACGGGACGTTGCGGCGCGGCTTCCACGGTGCGGCCGCGGACCTGTCGACCCTGCCCATGCTGCGCTGGGAACCGGCGATCGACCACCTCCACCACTGCCGGGCCGTGCCACCGGACGTGCCGGTCGCCGACCGCGCGGAGCACGCCTTCGCCGCGGCGCGGGAGGGACGCCGGTCGGCACTGACCGCGGTTCGCAAGTACGCACGGGAGATGGCGCTCGCGGCCGCCACCGCGGTCGGTGTCGTGGACCCGCAGGTGGTGGTGCTGGGCGGGGCGTTCTCTCAGGCGGCCGACGTGCTCCTGGGCCCGCTCACCGAGGAGCTGACCCGGTTGTTCCCGCAGGGTCCGGAGGTGCGCGCGTCCACGTTGGGCGCGGACTGCGTGGCACTGGGTGCCATCTGCCTCGCTCTGGACGCGGTGGACGAACGACTGGTGGGCTCGGCCCGCGGCGCGCTTCCGGTTCTGGCCGCTCGCAGCCTCTGA
- a CDS encoding ABC-2 family transporter protein, with amino-acid sequence MADLTPPSTLRQFAVLLRIGLASAVQYRANFVLTSVGAIFYEAVSLAFVGVIVHAFGSIGGWSFVEVAFVYGIRSTGHALHGLLSGQLWMTAGVVRRGEFDRYLLRPVDPLVQLLTRRFQITAVGDVVFGLVVLSVTAVAAPVDWSVGWVAYLVVAVVGSAFVESAVMLALASSTFRLLDASPLLSVADRVFVTFGPYPLSVLPRAVGYLLTFVLPLAYAAFFPAALLLGRTKDLFVPTWLALASPAVGLLLYAGAVRLFHRQVRHYASPGH; translated from the coding sequence GTGGCTGATCTGACGCCGCCGTCGACGCTGCGGCAGTTCGCCGTCCTGCTCCGCATCGGACTGGCGTCGGCGGTGCAGTACCGCGCCAACTTCGTGCTGACCTCGGTCGGAGCGATCTTCTACGAGGCGGTGTCACTGGCGTTCGTCGGCGTGATCGTGCACGCGTTCGGCAGCATCGGTGGGTGGAGCTTCGTCGAGGTTGCCTTTGTCTACGGCATCCGTTCCACCGGGCACGCCCTGCACGGCCTGCTGTCCGGGCAGTTGTGGATGACAGCGGGCGTGGTGCGGCGAGGCGAGTTCGACCGTTATCTGCTGCGGCCGGTCGACCCGCTGGTCCAGTTGCTGACCCGGCGCTTCCAGATCACCGCGGTCGGGGACGTCGTGTTCGGGCTCGTGGTCTTGTCGGTCACGGCAGTGGCCGCGCCGGTGGATTGGTCGGTGGGCTGGGTGGCCTACCTCGTCGTGGCCGTGGTGGGCAGCGCGTTCGTGGAGTCGGCGGTGATGCTGGCGCTGGCCTCGTCGACGTTCCGGCTGCTGGACGCCTCCCCGCTGCTGAGCGTGGCCGACCGGGTGTTCGTGACGTTCGGGCCGTATCCGCTGAGTGTGCTGCCGCGGGCGGTCGGTTACCTGCTGACCTTCGTGCTGCCGTTGGCATACGCCGCCTTCTTCCCGGCCGCGCTCTTGTTGGGTCGTACGAAAGACCTGTTCGTGCCGACCTGGCTGGCGCTCGCGTCGCCGGCGGTGGGCCTGCTGCTGTACGCCGGCGCGGTCCGGCTCTTCCACCGGCAGGTACGCCACTACGCGAGCCCCGGCCACTGA
- a CDS encoding ABC-2 family transporter protein, whose product MLSQVRIGMLTPWAYRTSILLGYPAIAVQIALYSVVWRAIYAGHDGEVAGADVRTAVGYAVLGLTIAGVLNTSPYHSIASRVSDGLIGVDLTRPIGLLTQNLAFQTGAVVASMPTVAVGLGTGLVVGGLAPPKSVAAAGWFVVSLLLAFAVSQLTTMLMALTSFWTIEVGGITMTFFVVRTFMSGAILPLWFMPDWLRAVAVALPFQASTYTPLAIYFGRPPGGLPAALGVQTVWIVVLGGLCAWVWSRARHRVVVQGG is encoded by the coding sequence GTGCTGAGTCAGGTACGGATCGGCATGCTCACACCGTGGGCCTACCGCACGTCGATCCTGCTCGGCTACCCGGCCATCGCGGTCCAGATCGCGCTCTACAGCGTGGTGTGGCGCGCGATCTACGCCGGTCACGACGGTGAGGTCGCCGGGGCGGACGTGCGGACCGCGGTCGGGTACGCCGTACTGGGGCTCACGATCGCGGGCGTCCTGAACACCTCGCCGTACCACTCGATCGCCTCCAGGGTGAGCGACGGCCTGATCGGGGTGGACCTGACCAGGCCGATCGGACTGCTGACCCAGAACCTCGCTTTCCAGACAGGCGCCGTCGTCGCCTCCATGCCGACGGTCGCGGTGGGCCTCGGCACCGGCCTGGTCGTGGGTGGGCTCGCTCCGCCGAAGAGCGTGGCGGCGGCAGGATGGTTCGTGGTGAGCCTGCTGCTCGCGTTCGCCGTCTCGCAGCTGACCACGATGCTGATGGCGCTCACGTCGTTCTGGACGATAGAGGTGGGCGGGATCACCATGACGTTCTTCGTGGTGCGCACCTTCATGTCGGGCGCGATCCTGCCGCTGTGGTTCATGCCGGACTGGCTGCGGGCGGTCGCCGTGGCGTTGCCGTTCCAGGCCTCGACGTACACACCGCTCGCGATCTACTTCGGCCGCCCGCCCGGCGGCCTCCCGGCGGCGCTTGGCGTTCAGACGGTCTGGATCGTCGTGCTCGGCGGGCTCTGCGCGTGGGTGTGGTCGCGTGCGCGGCACCGGGTGGTGGTGCAGGGTGGCTGA